The proteins below are encoded in one region of Pomacea canaliculata isolate SZHN2017 linkage group LG7, ASM307304v1, whole genome shotgun sequence:
- the LOC112567596 gene encoding uncharacterized protein LOC112567596, protein MTMGLLLLLAIVVAFIPNVSARSKQNFETGHHLVLEPEHSDLSENQVKAKSDSKQQSREKDAGQDILNDQPPLRCPRQVNTRLPGVDFALYGYNSLKGCPLAPGRDPGFTLPIFSADYSAGHVITDNSYSVPRGVILAPDVSCVMSFTSEVIQTPYDLTKFMSRTAQLDGGGWGPPFAANPFFQKILAELRQKVLIVSSASCSSYLVSLLHLQPPPFHSIFLQSVIQLNNTSDEHLYLEFLDTYGTHFVSQVRLGALLTFVHKMETSNYKRYGQGHVTAAANYLSASLLGESETLSSNQKKQADELQSQVETSTIGVGVPPTTSASSLAWLTEVGNNPVAINYVLTPIDLLFSKTFVGDWGPLNHDSVDLDKIKTKLITIKKKYCQTLKKKGQLSDCDEYTPGLHLSRTRLIGVSIFSEFVTAEHCMEECYKLPDCVAVTFCPECDSNDKEFELCQLLQDSRTCSAANNSQWQTTIFLNKIQTSFNVQNTTVAPDSTIESKNLIVSSSHGCYSSCLDEDKCLAVTVYKSTESTLKCTRHTGPIQSLKEETGADLYFVSPHSKRFMTSCINDNGCPEKNTVCFKDRCLCRPGFFSSTRDNTCSQTCSTADLQNTFMEYPESGIRGHNVVVRDQLTLEGCKTLCVTTYGCLTFDFRAKGGRCLLHNITALDVPLAWYPHTSRGWTHYQRTCMDSSDSYPGPLWYNSPCRSDFECPDPNSRCLLGKCLCPTGFLLDQTDVSCQLFESCKDWQRTGAISGVYNITAANMSLEVPCDMNNGGGWLVFQRRRDGSVDFYRSWKDYEQGFGDITGEFWLGLYKIYKLTQGRPHRLRVDLMEVNGERHYAEYSSFSVGGPDTKYRLQVSGYSGDAGDSLKGHNNQGFTTHDQNNDNATTTNCALKYHGAWWYRACHDSNLNGLYKFDGAFGGDGIEWYKAHNDNRGFTFSEMKLKAV, encoded by the exons ATGACTATG GGTTTGCTTCTTTTATTGGCGATCGTTGTAGCATTTATTCCAAATGTTTCGGCACGAAGCAAACAAAA TTTTGAAACAGGACATCATTTAGTCCTGGAACCAGAACATTCTGACCTCAGCGAAAACCAAGTGAAGGCTAAGTctgacagcaaacaacagtcaCGAGAAAAGGATGCTG GACAAGACATTCTGAATGACCAACCGCCTCTCCGATGTCCCAGGCAAGTCAACACCCGACTACCTGGAGTCGACTTTGCTTTGTACGGGTACAACAGTCTGAAGGGTTGCCCACTGGCACCAGGTCGCGATCCTGGCTTCACCTTGCCCATATTCTCTGCTGACTAcagtgcaggtcacgtgatcacggaCAATAGTTACAGCGTGCCACGTGGGGTGATTCTTGCACCGGATGTGTCATGTGTAATGTCCTTTACCTCAGAGGTCATTCAGACGCCCTATGACCTCACCAAGTTTATGAGTCGTACAGCGCAACTCGATGGCGGCGGTTGGGGGCCTCCATTTGCGGCCAACCCATTCTTTCAGAAAATTCTCGCTGAATTGAGACAAAAGGTCTTGATCGTGTCATCAGCCTCTTGCAGTTCATATCTTGTTTCGCTTTTACATTTACAGCCACCGCCATTCCATTCAATCTTTCTACAGTCGGTCATACAACTTAATAATACAAGTGATGAACACCTTTACCTGGAGTTTCTTGACACCTACGGCACACACTTTGTCTCACAAGTCCGCCTGGGAGCTTTGCTAACTTTTGTGCACAAAATGGAGACTAGCAACTACAAAAGGTATggacagggtcacgtgacagctgctGCAAACTATTTATCTGCTTCGCTACTTGGAGAGTCTGAGACCTTAAGTTCCAATCAGAAGAAACAAGCAGACGAGCTTCAAAGTCAAGTAGAGACAAGTACAATAGGTGTTGGGGTACCTCCCACTACCAGCGCCAGTAGCTTGGCCTGGCTTACAGAAGTAGGGAACAATCCGGTCGCCATTAACTATGTCTTGACTCCAATAGATCTTCTGTTCTCAAAAACATTTGTCGGTGACTGGGGTCCTCTAAATCACGATTCTGTTGATCTTGACAAGATAAAAACCAAACTAATAACTattaagaagaaatattgtcagaCTTTAAAGAAGAAAGGTCAGTTGTCTGACTGTGATGAGTACACACCGGGATTACATCTCAGTCGTACAAGGCTAATCGGTGTCTCCATCTTTAGTGAGTTTGTAACTGCTGAACACTGTATGGAGGAGTGTTACAAGCTTCCTGACTGTGTGGCCGTCACTTTTTGTCCCGAGTGTGACAGTAACGACAAGGAGTTTGAACTTTGTCAACTTTTACAAGACAGTCGCACATGCAGTGCTGCGAACAACTCTCAGTGGCAAACAACCATCTTTcttaacaaaattcaaacatcGTTTAATGTGCAGAATACGACGGTTGCTCCTGACTCAACAATTGAGTCTAAGAATCTCATTGTATCTTCCTCACATGGCTGCTATTCCTCTTGTCTCGATGAAGACAAGTGTCTGGCCGTCACAGTCTACAAAAGCACTGAGTCAACTCTGAAGTGCACACGCCACACAGGCCCTATTCAGAGTTTGAAAGAGGAAACAGGTGCCGACTTGTATTTTGTGTCACCACACTCAAAAAGGTTCATGACATCCTGCATCAACGATAATGGATGTCCTGAGAAGAACACGGTGTGCTTTAAAGATAGGTGTCTTTGTCGTCCTGGGTTCTTCTCATCAACACGTGACAATACTTGCTCTCAGA CATGCAGCACTGCCGACCTTCAGAACACATTCATGGAGTACCCGGAGAGCGGCATACGGGGACATAATGTCGTTGTACGGGATCAACTGACTTTAGAAGGATGCAAGACTTTGTGTGTCACAACTTATGGttgtctgacctttgacttcagag CCAAAGGAGGGCGCTGTCTGCTGCATAACATCACAGCTCTTGACGTGCCATTAGCCTGGTATCCACACACCAGTagaggctggacccactaccagagaaccTGCATGGACTCTTCAGACTCGTATCCTGGACCACTGTGGTACAACTCACCGTGTCGTAGTGACTTCGAATGTCCTGACCCCAACAGTCGGTGTCTACTGGGGAAATGTTTATGCCCCACTGGTTTCCTTTTGGACCAAACTGACGTCTCGTGTCAACTTTTTG AATCGTGTAAGGACTGGCAGAGGACAGGCGCCATCTCCGGTGTATACAATATCACCGCTGCAAACATGTCGTTGGAAGTCCCATGTGACATGAATAACGGCGGTGGCTGGCTG GTTTTCCAGAGACGTCGTGATGGATCTGTTGACTTCTACAGAAGCTGGAAGGACTATGAGCAAGGCTTTGGTGACATCACTGGAGAGTTCTGGCTTG gTTTATACAAGATTTACAAACTTACACAAGGCAGACCTCATCGACTCCGTGTTGACCTCATGGAGGTGAATGGAGAACGTCACTATGCTGAGTACTCGTCATTCAGTGTTGGTGGTCCTGACACAAAATACAGACTCCAGGTTTCTGGTTATTCAGGGGACGCAG GTGACAGCCTAAAAGGACATAACAACCAAGGTTTCACCACACACGACCAAAACAATGACAATGCCACTACCACTAACTGCGCTTTAAAATAccacggcgcctggtggtacagAGCCTGTCACGACTCCAACCTCAACGGACTTTACAAGTTTGACGGGGCCTTTGGTGGTGACGGCATTGAATGGTATAAAGCCCATAATGATAACAGAGGCTTCACTTTCTCGGAGATGAAATTGAAGGCAGTGTGA